The Oryza glaberrima chromosome 9, OglaRS2, whole genome shotgun sequence genome includes a window with the following:
- the LOC127783905 gene encoding uncharacterized protein LOC127783905, translated as MASGGMKDFYRQKKKGGPTKASSSSKKKTQHYTGGASVGASDTAQTSALISHGNLDLKDDFSEQEEQLRLFDMDMKFGPCIGVTRLQRWERASAMGLHPPPHLRDLLLNNTHAGNHNNNGPSLECLWEGKV; from the exons ATGGCTTCTGGTGGCATGAAGGACTTTTACCGGCAGAAGAAGAAAGGAGGTCCCACCAAAGCATCGTCATCTTCCAAGAAGAAAACACAGCATTACACTGGAGGGGCCTCTGTTGGGGCCTCAGACACTGCTCAGACATCAGCACTAATTTCTCATGGTAACCTAGATCTTAAAG ATGATTTCAGTGAGCAAGAGGAGCAGTTGCGACTGTTTGATATGGACATGAAGTTTGGCCCTTGCATTGGTGTTACTCGTCTTCAGCGTTGGGAACGTGCTTCTGCCATGGGTCTTCACCCACCACCTCATCTCAGGGATCTCTTACTGAACAATACTCATGCAGGCAATCACAATAACAATGGTCCCTCCCTTGAGTGCCTCTGGGAGGGCAAAGTCTAG
- the LOC127783523 gene encoding probable 1-acylglycerol-3-phosphate O-acyltransferase, whose product MRRAAAAAVTVTTTTRMAAEGMSTAAAAAEATATAAPAAGSRWGRAWPSALRWIPTSTDRIIAAEKRLLSIVKTGYVQEQVNIGSSPPGSKVRWFRSSSDEPRFINTVTFDSEENVPTLVMVHGYGASQGFFFRNFDALASRFRVIAIDQLGWGGSSRPDFTCKSTEETEAWFIDSFEEWRKAKNLSNFILLGHSFGGYVAAKYALQHPEHVQHLILVGPAGFSSETEHSSEWLTKFRATWKGMLVNHLWESNFTPQRIVRGLGPWGPGLVQRYTSARFGSHSTGELLTEQESTLLTDYIYHTLAAKASGELCLKHIFSFGAFARKPLLQSASDWKVPTTFIYGQQDWMNYQGAQQARKEMKVPCEIIRVPQARHFVFIDNPSGFHSAVFHACRKFLSGDGEEGLSLPEGLTSA is encoded by the exons atgcgccgtgccgccgccgccgccgtgacggtgacgacgacgacgaggatggcggcggaggggatgtccacggccgccgcggcagcggaggcgacggcgacggcggcgcccgcggcggggTCGAGGTGGGGGAGGGCGTGGCCGTCCGCGCTGCGCTGGATCCCGACCTCCACCGACCGCATCATCGCCGCCGAGAAGCGGCTCCTCTCCATAGTCAA AACTGGCTATGTCCAAGAACAAGTTAACATTGGCTCCTCTCCACCCGGATCAAAAGTTAGATGGTTTAGATCATCAAGTGATGAGCCAAGATTCATCAATACTGTAACATTTGATAGCGAAGAAAATGTTCCCACCCTTGTCATGGTCCATGGGTATGGTGCTTCACAGGGTTTCTTCTTTCGAAACTTTGATGCCCTTGCAAGCCGTTTCAGGGTGATTGCCATTGATCAGCTTGG TTGGGGTGGATCAAGTAGACCTGACTTCACTTGTAAAAGTACTGAAG AAACTGAGGCATGGTTCATAGATTCCTTTGAGGAATGGCGCAAAGCAAAGAATCTCAGTAATTTTATATTGCTCGGTCACTCTTTTGGAGGATATGTTGCGGCAAAGTACGCTTTACAG CATCCTGAGCACGTCCAACACTTGATCTTGGTCGGCCCTGCTGGCTTTTCATCAGAAACAGAGCATAGCTCTGAGTGGTTAACCAAGTTCCGAGCTACATGGAAAGGCATGCTAGTGAATCATCTATGGGAGTCCAATTTTACTCCTCAAAGAATAGTGAG AGGATTGGGTCCTTGGGGACCAGGCTTAGTTCAGAGATATACCAGTGCCAGATTTGGCTCACATTCAACAGGTGAATTACTAACAGAACAGGAATCCACATTACTGACAG ATTACATTTACCATACTTTGGCTGccaaagctagtggagagttGTGcttaaaacatatattttccTTTGGGGCATTCGCGAGGAAACCTCTTCTGCAAAG TGCATCCGATTGGAAAGTGCCAACTACTTTCATATATGGCCAACAAGATTGGATGAATTACCAAGGTGCACAGCAAGCACGGAAAGAAATGAAAGTCCCCTGTGAGATCATCAGAGTTCCACaggcaa GACATTTTGTGTTCATAGATAATCCTTCGGGGTTCCACTCCGCGGTCTTCCACGCATGCCGCAAGTTTCTATCtggagatggagaggaaggCCTCTCTCTTCCTGAAGGCCTAACATCGGCCTGA